In Elusimicrobiota bacterium, a single genomic region encodes these proteins:
- a CDS encoding CDP-alcohol phosphatidyltransferase family protein, producing the protein MNIANLITLIRILLVPVFIYYLKLGNNNSIPLIIFSICVLTDLLDGFLARTLKMQTQIGSTLDPIADKVLIISSYYIFCALGKIPMWLFLLVIGKDIIIVSGLIFIFTITHKYRISVQFIGKLNTTMQVLTIFLVLLGLPNLQILFFATGLTTLLTTLDYYLKGSKLLAS; encoded by the coding sequence ATGAACATCGCAAATCTGATTACCCTAATAAGAATACTATTAGTCCCTGTCTTTATTTATTACCTTAAGTTAGGTAATAACAACAGCATACCCTTGATTATTTTTTCTATATGCGTATTAACTGACCTGCTTGACGGTTTTTTGGCAAGAACATTAAAAATGCAGACCCAAATTGGAAGTACTCTTGACCCGATTGCCGACAAAGTATTGATTATATCCTCATATTATATCTTTTGCGCGCTTGGCAAAATACCCATGTGGCTATTCCTGCTGGTCATAGGCAAAGACATCATTATTGTCTCAGGATTGATATTTATCTTCACTATAACGCATAAATATAGAATTTCAGTTCAATTTATAGGTAAACTTAATACCACAATGCAAGTGTTGACTATTTTTCTTGTATTACTGGGCTTGCCAAATCTTCAGATATTATTCTTTGCAACCGGGCTTACTACGCTTTTAACAACCCTTGATTACTATTTAAAAGGTTCAAAACTTCTGGCTAGCTAA